cagttcggcggttcgaatccctagtacaggtctcttgcatgagcaggggattggactagatgacctccaaggtcccttccaattctcttaaaGGAgcgttctgtcctcctccgcctccgtccgaatgatggcttaattagccggcactatcagctctggtggcaaaagagccagcgtctgccaagagccctcattattttccacgacgctggtgagtcacaaacttcagctctagtcaatcagtggatttgcctgttacaaagagacacaccagctctcgctgccttttatatcctgtgggtgtggctccatgactcagcacttcctaggcctcattatttcttccacctggcctgtttctggctcctggagctgagccagggaagccggtgctcccgaggtaagtcctgacggcccttccccctcactgtctaagtcactttctggcagtaggcccagctccaagtcacttccgggcatggggtcaggttcaggggctggagtcattaCAAGGAGGTACTGTTAAACCTCCTGCTGCAAGTGATAACGGGACGGACAAGGTCGGCTTTGGCAGATGTCATCAGGGCGTAGAGGAGTGCGCAGTCAAATTATGTGACTGCCCAGGCCAGCGATGGTTGCAGCAGCCCAGCTGACATCCTGCTATATTGCCCAGGCTTCGCTGCCCAGGCCAGATTCTTCTCTCCCACCTCTTAGGCTAGAGGAATAACTGAAAAGGAGAAGCTCTGAGTCCCTTGCCTTTGGTTGTGAAAGCAGTGTTATGAAATGAATTTTAATTAATGTTCACTTTATAAATATATGACATTGGGAATTAATAAGTTGTGGATTATTGCATGTTGCACCCCGATGAATGGTGATAATACACAGATGAACCGCAGATATCCGGGGTGAGGGGGGGAGAATACTTAGATGATAGGAATGAATGACTAGGAAAAAGACTAGAATGGATATGATGGTGACAGCTTGCTAaatttgggaaagaaaaatatcCTCTGCTCACTTTGTTATAAAGAGTAAAATGTTGGTATCCCCCACTGTCCTGTTTCTGTCAAAGGCACTATTTAAAGTACCAGGTTGAAAGAATTAGCTGGTGTCATCACCATTGCCTGGGGGATGCCCAGAAAGCTCCTGTCATATCCCCGTCAAAGAACTGGAGAgaatgacgggagctcaccctgccacCCAGtagcacttgggtctcgaacgTAGGCTTGCTAATTTCCAACCCAGCGTTCTAACTATGTGAGCCCCTGCGCTCCTGAGTATTGGTATGTCAGGAGAAACATAAAAAGTAAACTGAGTGCAACAGGGATGGGGAACTCAAGAAATGTATGTAGTAAAACAGAAAACATAAGATAAAGAGAATGTGGATGTTTAATCAATGCAGTTTAAATACAAAAGTCCCTGACTAGTACAGCTAAAAAAAGCatgaagaaagaatgagagagaagtaATTGTGAAGTAAATTGTGAAGtaaaccatattataagtaatcgtgttctctttgctgatgatgttaaactatttaacattaccaacaatgtggctacccttcaaaaagaccttgactttgtgtcagaatggaaaaaagaatcagaacactaaatacaagcttgatggacatgaccttgtagatgaccctcactctgtcaaagaccttggagttttcatatcaaatgatctaagtgccaaagccccctGCAAAACTACATCAcccaaaaagctttaagagttgtaaacctaatcttgcgtaatttcttctccagaaagattacactactaaccagagcatacaaaacatatgCTACACCAATTCtcgagcttcaaccacaacaatacacgagcacacaatagatttaaacttaaagtgaatcgctccaatcttgattgtagaaaatacgacttcagtagcagagtttttaatgcctggaatgcactacctgactccattgtctcttcccaaaatccccaaagctttaaccaattgacctcatcccattcctaagaggtctgtaaggggcgtgcataagagcaccagcgtgcctaccgttcctgtcctaatgttccgtttagttgtatccaattcgtatggttatttcatgcttatacttatataagccgtgggcgaggtcatcagtggtttcggggtgagttatcatctctacgctgatgatattcagctgtacttttccaccccggaccaccccaacaaagcggtcgaagtgctgtcccggtgcctggaagccgtacgggtctggatggggagaaacagactcaggctcaatccctccaagacggagtggctgtggatgccggcaccccggtacagtcagctgcagcctcagctgactgttgggggcgagttagtggccccaaaggaggtggttcgcaacttgggtgtcctcctggatggacggctgtcctttgatgaacatctggcggccgtctccaggagggctttttaccaagttcacttggtccgccagttgcgtcccttccttgaccgggatgccttatgcacagtcactcacgctctggtcacgtctcgtttggattactgcaatgctctctacatggggctgcccttgaagtgcacccggaggctacagttagtccagaatgcggctgcgcgagtagtaacgggagccgctcgcggctcccatgtaacatcactgctgcgtagtctgcactggcttcctgtggtctttcgggtgcgcttcaagattctggttaccacctttaaagtgctccatggcttaggacccgggtacttacgagaccgcctgctgttaccctatgcctctcaccgacccgtaccctctcatagagagggtctcctcagggtgccgtccgccaaacagtgtcggctggcggcccccaggagtagggccttctctgttggagcatcgacgctctggaatgaacttccccctggcctacgtcaagtgcctgatcttcggaccttccgttgtgagctaaaaacatatttatttattcaagcaggactggcataatggttttaatagttttaattttaaactggggtttttattgggtttttaaaaatcttttataattttaaatctaaacttttaattatcagccttttgtaatttgctaggttttaattgttggttttaattgtatatgtattgtgttttatctttggctgtacaccgccctgactccttcgggagaagggcggtataaaaatttaataaataaataaataaataaacatattgttgtgtttgacaaataaaaaaataaaaataaaaaataaaaaaataagaagagtGATGAACTAGAAAAATGGGAAAGTCATACTTGGACGGAATTGGTGAGATCCTCAAAAATGAGATAAGTATTGTAGGCGTAGCCACTTTCTTTGCCAGACTATGTATGTGGGgtttgcagatagtcctcaacatatgaccacaattgatacTGGAAATTTTGTTACTAagtagtgcagttgttaagtgagttgttccCGATTATATAAACTAGtttgctgcagctgttaagcaaaccTCCATTGTCATTAGGAAAGtccagcttcctcattgatttgcttgtcaaaagtccCCTGGGAAGGTCGTAAATGGTGTTCACATGACCTTGGGTCGCAGCATCTTTCAAAAatgcatgtcagttgccaagcacctcaaTTCTGATCATGCgaccacaaggatgctgcaaaCTGTGATAAGTGCAAggtccagttgtaagtcactttttccagcaccgttgtaactttgaacagtcattaaacaaatggacataagttgaggactacatgtattgcaATGATGCGCAGTAGACAAGCAGGAAAATATTCTGAATATGGAAAAAGGGTCTCTGAAGGAGAAAGTTGAGATGTCCTTGCTCTAGTTTCATACAAGCAAAAGCTGATTAGCCCACATTAACTCAACTGCAATGTAGAGCAAATTCATTTTCAAGACTTGCGTTCCATGTGCTAGATTTGAAGAATCAATATTTAAAgtgttagacttttttttttaaaaaaacaaatctgtCCTAATTTTTTGAAACTTACTGAACTAAAAATAGCTGATCAATTCTTGCTTATTTTGATAATTCGAGTAATTATCTCTAGTAGCAATTACAGCTCTTGAGTGTGTTAGAAACTTATTTGCATTTTACAGTGTAAGATTTCTGAACAGACAGAAGCGTTTATGATTCACAGGAACCCTGCTTTTACAATGTAGTctgcaaaaaggaaaaagacaCTTCTGTTTTAAGAGATAatcacttttaatttaaaaagtagcaCAGTCTATATTTTGTAGAAAATGTAGTTCTTAGGTTAATGCTTGGTTTATCCATCACATTATTCCAGCTTCCCAGAATTGCTTCATAAGGTAAAACAATAGAGAAAAAATTTGAACAGGACTAGTGCCCATTCTCCACAGAACACTACAAACGAAAGGAGAGCTGGATTAAGTTGGATCTTCCGTAGGTTGCAAATTAATGAAATATCATTTACTTAATTAGAAAACATTACATCTCTGCAAACACATTAAAGCCCCCAACACACTCTGGTCTCAGCCTAATGTGTGTCTGTATCTAGATCTTGATTTATATGGATGTAACTGGTATTAATTCCAGTTTAGATGAATCTGTAAAGTCATTTTCCAAATATGATTGAAACTGATTGATTGAAAACTGTTTAACTGTAGGAAGAAtggcagagcctgggggaggagtcaaaagaggaatcagcctagagccatgatggcgaacctatggctcgtgtgccagaggtggcacgcagagccctctctgacggcatgcaagccatcgccccagttcagctctgctgcacatgcgtgcgcatCTTCTGCCAGCCATCTGGTTTTTGGGtttctgccacgcatgcgcgggATGTGTGCAGGTAGGCTGCACACATGCAGGGAGGGGTGGATTAGCGcatgcgcgctttgggcactcagtctggaaaaggttagccatcactggcctagagtcTCTATAGTCACAAGTGGTCTAAGTCCAACCCTTCTTCAAATCCATTAACCCTTACCTGAAATCAAAATAATACTAACAGTTTAgttagtattattattttagaaaaaagtTGTAGAATCAGGTCAGTCATATGGTTGACCTGTTTTATGATCATCACAATTTATGACCAGGATGGACTggctcgtaagtcaaggactacctgtaagcccTTATTTCTGTTGCAGCCTTCATGTTATTTATATGAAGAGGAAAGTCTTTGCTGTACCCTCGGGGGGGTGTCTTCCTATGGTATAGAAAAGGTGGCTTCAGGGTGATCTTTATTTGGATCAAAATGAGGGAAAGGTTCAGTTCTCCTCCTCACTGAAGTACTCACAGGGTTTAGTCGTAACCATCCAGCATGTGGAAATGCTACGCATTATTGTCATGAAACCCATATTTagcaagagcaatagcacttaggcttatataccacttcacagtgctttacagccctctctaagtgatttccagagtcagcatattgtccccaacaatctgggtcctctttttactcACCTTAGAAGGATAGAAGGTTGAGTAAACTTTGAGCTAGTGAGAACCGAACTGCTTTCAGTTGGCcaaattagcctacaatactgagttctaaccactgcgccaccacggctcttaaccATAATTTAGCTCAACCATCAGTGGTAAGAGTGAAGTGAACCAAGCTTGCAGGAGATCCGAGTGAAGGAGACAAAAGTGAAGTTTTCACACTGATCAAGTTTGGTCTTTTTCACTAGATTGGGGACAATCCCTCTTAGCGAGCGCAACCCCATCCTCTGTTCTTCATACCAAATATTGTCCATAGTTATGGTGTCCTTCCGAACAGTCAGGTAGAAAGGAGATCTGGTTTCCATCTGGGACAGTGGATGGTGGATATACATGTACTTGTATAACAGGCAGTAGGGACACAGCCTCTGCCCATTGGCATGCTCGTGGtatatctgaccatgacacactTGACTCAAGCCCATTCCTTTCTCCCATTCCTTTCTCTCGTTTCGCATTATCTGTCCGTGTAAAAAAGGGCCAATTCTGTGAATCTTTCAGGAGCTCAATGCCACTATACATTAAGTCAGCATGTTCTTGCAATGTTCTCATATTCAGGTACTGGATGTTATATTTTACAACAGTGGATAGTAAAGCTAGTGGACTTCCATCCCCCAAGCAACCAATCCTCCACATTTCTTCTTCATTGTAAAGGGAGAAGTGGAAAATGTTGTGAGAGCGAGCGCCTGACATCCCAGCCTAGCTTAGCACCCTCAGCTTCTCCTTCAGCTTCTTGGTAGATGAGTTGAAGCTTCCACTTGTGATGGAGAAACCAATGCCAGCGTTCTTCAGTATCCGGTCTAATCCCCGACGGATGGCATGAAGCGATGTGGCCAGAAAATCAGAACCATCTGTTTTCTTCACCGTGACATAGAAATCCTCCAGGAGTTCATTGAGTTTCACCGCTGGAATCTGGGTCATAAGAACTGAGAAGATATAAATTAAATTTCACGGGTTATTTCCTTCCCTATAATTTTGTTTGACGTACTCATTTTGGATTGGATTGAAACTTCCACAAATATATTATGCTTCTGACAAATGAGCCAGTTACttgcttctccttttcctcaACTATGCTTATaactatgcttatgcttatatataatgttgtgacaaaataaaataaataaataaaactatgtgGCAAATCTAAGACCTTTCATTGTCTTAAGCAAAGGatagacaattgagcccaaaatttatattgctaattgAGAAATGGGTTAagtcaattttgcctcattttatgactgttcttaccacatttgtttaagtgaatcactgcaattgttaatttagtaacatggttgttaagtgaatctggcttctccattgactttgcttgtcagaagattgaaaAGACGATCGCACAACCCtggcacactgcaaccgtcataaatgtgagtcagttgtcaagcatccaaatgtaaaagacgtgaccatggggatgctgcaacggtcatatgtgtgaaaaacgatgctaagtcacttttttgtaactttgaacagtcactaagcaaactgttataagttgaggattacctgtaatggtaTCATCTTTCATTCTGCAAATGGTTACAGGAAATGTCTTTCGTTGCCGTAATGGATGATGTGCCAGCTATGTCACTCATATAGAATACAGAATCTTATTTGTTGATTCAAGTGGCTAGATTGTTGGTAATATGCTGAGTCtgcaaatcgcttagagaggctgtaaagcggtatataagtctaagtgctactgctatctttttttcccccccaaaaatgggGCCAGCTGTACTCCTACACTATTACATTTGGATAGGTACATGTCCACTCAAATCTGAACTCAAGATAATATGTCTAGTTCCTACAGAACACATTTCCATTTTGTCTGCTTTTGCATtctcaaacagaaaaaaatgtgagATTTGTAGCAAGCTATTACCAGGCTCTCACACTGTGACTGATGGGCAGTTTTCAGTTTGATAGACAACCAAATACTCAGGCCTATAGACCTCCACCCCAACTATTATATATTTGATACATAGGATTCTTATACTTTTCAACCACCATCCCTCTTGTTACCATAGgtttttctatatttatattgcttcatttctctttctctaaattacttttcttcttcctcttacgCCAAAATTCCCTTGCTGTATTACACAACAAATTCAATgtgattgttaaaaataaaataaaatcatttatcAACCACAGTGGCCTAAGTCATCTTTGTTCtgcatgccatttttttttctagcacACTAGCTTCTTTGTGCTCCACAGAGCAccaaacaagcacaaggtatgcATTAAATTGGCCATTTCTTTAAACTGTAATCATGGCAGGAATTGTGTGAGAAGATCTTCAGCAGGACAGATGAGGAACTTAATTCTGCTCGTTCTGGATCTCAGAAAAATTCTAAAACTTGCAATGGTCTTTAAGGAAAGTTCCCCTCTGTGCTCGTTCAAATATCATATTCAAGGAGGAATTTTATTTCCTGTCTGAGTCAGGAAAGGATTATGCATCCTCTTGGCACCTGCTGTAACCTGATAATTATTAGCTTAttacataaatattatataaCCGTGCAGCTgatattatttgtattttcacAGACTCATATGTCAGCTGTAAACTTGCAAGTGTACTTGATCCCATGTATTAGGTGACTTGGtttggaaaacacacacacacacacacacacacacacacaccccacagatatatatacatactttCATGGACTTTATATTGTGATGGTTGTATGTCACACATCCAGTGCAGAAACCAATTTTCCTGCCTTTCTACTCAGATCATCTTACAGCCGCTACAAAActcataattaaaaagaaaattctaaACGGGTTACAATGAAGGGCTGGCAAAACCAGGAGGAAAGCTTAAATGACACTGCCTTTGATACAAGAAAGTTGCTAGGGACCTTTTCTTTGTGACCCCTTCATCGCAAGATTAATTTCAGCTATCTTCTCTCACATCAGACTTTATTAAGCTGCAAGGAGACAAGGGCTCAGTGCCAGACATATTGTGACAAAAGGAGCTAAGGGGAGTCGGAGAGCCAGATCTGAATAGCTGTAGTTTGAAACGTTAAAATCCTCTGGTAAGATTATTTGATGATTGGAACAAAACACACATTTTGCAGAATGCCGACATGTTCCGAGGCAAAGTTTTTAATCAATCCTTTACATTTCTCAAATAGATCTGTGTTGATGTTTACCATAATTTGGTTGCTATTTTGAGGACATCCAGTGATTTATTTCTAACGCGTGTAGCATCACTTACCTCTTCATAACTATAAGAGAAATGCATAGAGCTTGAAGCATCATGCATTCAACTGTAGAAGAGGCAGCGGCGGCTTTATTATAAATAGGTTTAATAGATAGTTCTATGCTGCTCAGAGTCATTTtccatgagatgggcagccatataaattgggTAAATAAATAGGTTGTTTTCTGGAAAAGTGTGATAACTGCACACTCATTTTCGTGGCTGGATTGAAAAGTTTTGACTCTCCATCTGTCCGAGCAGCTCCCCAAAGTCCCCAACTCAAAACTGTCCTGAAAGGACAGGAAGGAGAagacaaaaaaatatattatattatattatattatattatattatattatattatattatattatattatattatattatattatattatattatattatattatattatattatattatattatattatattatattatattatattatattaataaaattacattacatttaaattctgtatttctattcatatacaaattatattttataatatagaaTACATAAAGGTCAGGGTTGAACTAGAACCCTTGGTACCCTTCAGCAGCCAACACCTAGAtatgcagggattaacaccagacaaataatcaagcagaaaataatacTCTAATCAAACCACACCAGCACCAGCACTAGCAggacaagctactgtatataaataatgAGCAAATCCCATACTTacttgcattgatgatgttaacGAGTCAGttattgaaatgtctgcaagcaaacaaccaagctcaggaacTACCAAGGACTCTACAGATTTCATATGTATATTCAACATACCTGTGACAGATTATtcagtttcatatttttttttaaattttttcttgtGTATGTCTCTTtatcctttatttttcttttactctctatctctctctaattTTCACCTCTTTCTTTGACTTAATAAAGTTGAAGTGATCTGGGTCAAACAATAGCTTCATTTG
This genomic window from Ahaetulla prasina isolate Xishuangbanna chromosome 2, ASM2864084v1, whole genome shotgun sequence contains:
- the LOC131193376 gene encoding uncharacterized protein KIAA1958-like, whose translation is MAILVHDKRPERLYGHYQVLMTQIPAVKLNELLEDFYVTVKKTDGSDFLATSLHAIRRGLDRILKNAGIGFSITSGSFNSSTKKLKEKLRVLS